A section of the Mastomys coucha isolate ucsf_1 unplaced genomic scaffold, UCSF_Mcou_1 pScaffold15, whole genome shotgun sequence genome encodes:
- the LOC116091911 gene encoding golgin subfamily A member 2-like, producing the protein MASSGHDVSTSFVILIPRETSARQRKRASARATSCWSWVWGEERKEANEDDQLEPNGFAVIKADPGQVFWSAQVPADSTAPAPQTTDDTMFLGVVPCPDADLISGASLQSHDAGNCSNLMEETRTFSSTESLRQLSQQLNGLVSEVPQDWDPERK; encoded by the exons ATGGCTTCCTCTGGCCATGATGTTAGTACTTCTTTCGTGATTCTCATTCCCCGAGAGACATCTGCCAGACAAAGGAAGCGGGCCTCTGCCCGGGCCACATCCTGCTGGAGTTGGGTGTGGGGAGAGGAACGAAAAGAGGCAAACGAAGACGATCAGTTAGAGCCGAATGGCTTTGCAGTCATCAAAGCTGATCCTGGCCAGGTGTTCTGGTCTGCTCAG GTGCCCGCAGATAGCACTGCTCCTGCACCACAAACCACTGATGACACTATGTTTCTTGGTGTTGTTCCCTGCCCGGATGCTGATCTCATTAGTGGGGCATCACTTCAG AGCCATGATGCTGGCAATTGCTCTAACCTCATGGAGGAGACCAG GACTTTCTCATCAACTGAAAGTCTTCGACAACTTTCTCAACAGCTCAATGGCCTTGTGTCTGAGGTACCACAGGATTGGGATCcagaaagaaagtag